A genome region from bacterium includes the following:
- a CDS encoding phosphotriesterase-related protein — translation MRTVLGEIPAAELGTTLVHEHLLVDIRCNWRPDDDPAIAFHPVTPERLGRVRASPFACRDNLVVDEPHVLAEELKRYRAAGGHTIVDATPPGLGRDARVLEWLAAESGVNIVAGCGFYVEATHPAGLHRW, via the coding sequence GTGCGGACGGTGCTGGGGGAGATCCCCGCTGCCGAGCTCGGCACCACCCTGGTCCACGAGCACCTGCTGGTCGACATCCGTTGCAACTGGCGGCCGGACGACGACCCCGCCATCGCCTTCCACCCGGTGACTCCGGAGCGCCTGGGCCGCGTCCGGGCCAGCCCGTTCGCATGCCGGGACAACCTGGTGGTGGACGAGCCCCATGTCCTGGCGGAGGAACTAAAGCGCTACCGCGCTGCCGGAGGTCACACGATCGTGGACGCCACCCCGCCCGGCCTGGGCCGCGATGCTCGCGTCCTCGAATGGCTGGCGGCCGAGTCAGGTGTGAACATCGTGGCCGGATGCGGCTTCTACGTCGAGGCCACCCATCCGGCCGGCCTGCACCGCTGG